Proteins from one Streptomyces sp. NBC_00390 genomic window:
- a CDS encoding GYD domain-containing protein encodes MPKYLVQASYTAEGTKGLLAEGGSGRKEAVEQEVRSCGGTLEWMYFAFGDDDLYCVIDMPDEVSMVATSMTVRATGAVRSRAVPLLSVADIDAASKKSVEFRPPGA; translated from the coding sequence ATGCCGAAATACCTGGTCCAGGCCAGTTACACGGCCGAGGGAACCAAGGGCCTGCTCGCCGAGGGCGGCTCGGGCCGCAAGGAGGCCGTGGAGCAGGAGGTCAGGTCCTGCGGAGGCACGCTCGAGTGGATGTACTTCGCGTTCGGCGACGACGATCTGTACTGCGTGATCGACATGCCGGACGAGGTGTCCATGGTCGCGACGTCCATGACCGTCCGTGCCACCGGAGCCGTACGGTCCAGGGCGGTCCCGCTGCTCAGCGTCGCGGACATCGACGCGGCGTCCAAGAAGTCGGTGGAGTTCCGGCCACCCGGCGCCTGA
- a CDS encoding cation:dicarboxylate symporter family transporter — MNIEEEPVATGAVRRDRTHYLYIAVIIAVALGVTVGLAAPEFAVELKPIGTGFVNLIKMMISPIIFCTIVLGIGSVRKAAKVGAVGGIALGYFLAMSMVALGIGLVVGNILDPGTGLALTDAVKEAGQGQVEAEAKDTTEFLLGIIPTTIVSAFTGGEVLQTLLVALLAGFALQAMGAAGRPVLRGVEHIQRLVFRILAMVMWAAPIGAFGAIAAVTGSAGLDALKSLAVLMLGFYVTCFLFVFIVLGALLRVVAGLNIFTLFKYLGREFLLILSTSSSESALPRLIAKMEHLGVSKPVVGITVPTGYSFNLDGTMIYMTMASLFIADAMGNPMSIGEQIALLLFLFVASKGAAGVTGAGLATLAGGLQSHRPELVDGVGLIVGIDRFMSEARALTNFAGNAVATVLVGTWTKEIDKQQVTEVLAGRVPFDETTLLDDHAPAHADVPGQRDEAEDERAPVKV; from the coding sequence ATGAACATCGAGGAGGAACCCGTGGCCACAGGAGCCGTCAGGCGGGACCGGACCCACTATCTCTACATCGCCGTGATCATCGCGGTCGCGCTCGGCGTCACCGTCGGCCTGGCCGCTCCCGAGTTCGCCGTCGAGCTCAAGCCGATCGGCACCGGCTTTGTGAACCTGATCAAGATGATGATCTCGCCGATCATCTTCTGCACGATCGTGCTGGGCATCGGCTCGGTACGCAAGGCCGCGAAGGTGGGCGCGGTCGGCGGCATAGCGCTCGGCTACTTCCTGGCGATGTCGATGGTCGCTCTGGGCATCGGCCTGGTCGTCGGCAACATTCTCGACCCCGGTACGGGTCTGGCGCTGACCGACGCGGTCAAGGAGGCGGGCCAGGGCCAGGTCGAGGCCGAGGCCAAGGACACGACCGAATTCCTGCTCGGCATCATCCCGACCACGATCGTCTCCGCCTTCACCGGCGGAGAGGTCCTGCAGACCCTCCTCGTCGCCCTGCTCGCGGGCTTCGCGCTGCAGGCGATGGGCGCGGCCGGCCGGCCGGTGCTCCGCGGCGTGGAGCACATCCAGCGGCTCGTCTTCCGCATCCTCGCCATGGTGATGTGGGCCGCGCCGATCGGCGCCTTCGGCGCGATCGCCGCGGTGACCGGTTCGGCCGGTCTCGACGCCCTCAAGAGTCTCGCCGTGCTGATGCTCGGCTTCTACGTGACGTGCTTCCTGTTCGTCTTCATCGTGCTCGGAGCGCTGCTGCGGGTCGTGGCGGGCCTCAACATCTTCACGCTGTTCAAGTACCTGGGCCGTGAGTTCCTGCTGATCCTGTCCACCTCCTCCTCCGAGTCCGCCCTTCCGCGGCTCATCGCGAAGATGGAGCACCTGGGCGTGAGCAAGCCGGTCGTCGGCATCACCGTCCCGACCGGATACTCCTTCAACCTCGACGGCACCATGATCTACATGACCATGGCCTCGCTCTTCATCGCCGATGCCATGGGCAACCCGATGTCGATCGGGGAGCAGATCGCGCTGCTGCTGTTCCTCTTCGTCGCATCGAAGGGCGCGGCAGGCGTCACGGGTGCGGGCCTGGCGACGCTGGCGGGCGGGCTGCAGTCGCACCGGCCGGAGCTGGTCGACGGCGTCGGCCTGATCGTCGGTATCGACCGCTTCATGAGCGAGGCGCGGGCCCTGACGAACTTCGCGGGCAACGCGGTCGCGACGGTGCTGGTCGGCACCTGGACGAAGGAGATCGACAAGCAGCAGGTGACGGAGGTGCTCGCCGGACGTGTCCCGTTCGACGAGACGACGCTCCTGGACGACCACGCACCGGCGCACGCCGACGTCCCCGGCCAGCGGGACGAGGCGGAGGACGAGAGGGCGCCCGTGAAGGTCTGA
- a CDS encoding sensor histidine kinase yields the protein MRIPRPRSLAGQLFAMQVVLVAAIVAGCALFAYITDRSQAEEAARLQSTATAAAAAHSPSVIEAVRSADPSSVLQPYAESLRKDAGVDFVVIMDTHGRRWTHPEPGQIGRTYLGHIAPALRGEIYSEKHLGTLGPSVRTVAPVYDGNRIVAIVSAGITIQEISEQVAKQVTALLGVAGTALVLGGIGTYVINARLRRHMHGMNAAELSRMHDYHQAALHAVREGLVMLDGRRRIALANDGARELLGLGEDAVGRPVAELGLPAPLTGALLASEPRVDEVHLTADRVVVVNTQPVVGGEQRGTVVTLRDHTELLALSGELDSERGFTQALRSQAHEAANRLHTVVSLIELGRSGEAVEFATAELELAQALTDRVVAAVGEPVLAALLLGKAAQANERGVELVLTQDSRIDDGVLPRTLPARDLVTILGNLIDNAVDAASEPTARAVAIPAPPRPADGSHTLEPATVLESAATEAGMTTGGTGSPEPLRTAAAPAGPAEPVRDEAARPGAAPAEPDGGAGRAVRTAVGTDDPLAGVAGTGAGRARVTVTARVDGGELLLRVTDTGPGVDPERAQDVFRRGWSTHGPGRGIGLALVQQAVQRGRGTVTVAQGADGGAEFTVRLPLRTEEVRA from the coding sequence ATGCGCATTCCCCGTCCCCGCAGCCTCGCGGGCCAGCTGTTCGCGATGCAGGTCGTGCTGGTCGCCGCGATCGTGGCGGGCTGCGCGCTGTTCGCGTACATCACCGACCGCTCGCAGGCGGAGGAGGCAGCACGGCTGCAGTCCACCGCGACGGCGGCGGCCGCCGCGCACTCGCCCTCGGTCATCGAGGCGGTGCGCTCGGCGGACCCGTCGAGCGTGCTGCAGCCGTACGCGGAGTCGCTGCGCAAGGACGCCGGGGTCGACTTCGTCGTGATCATGGATACGCACGGGAGGCGCTGGACCCATCCGGAGCCGGGACAGATCGGGCGGACGTATCTCGGCCATATAGCCCCGGCGCTCCGGGGCGAGATCTACAGCGAGAAGCACCTGGGGACGCTCGGCCCCTCGGTCCGCACGGTCGCGCCGGTGTACGACGGCAACCGGATCGTCGCGATCGTCAGCGCCGGAATCACGATCCAGGAGATCAGCGAGCAGGTGGCCAAGCAGGTCACGGCGCTGCTGGGGGTCGCGGGAACGGCACTGGTGCTCGGCGGTATCGGCACGTATGTGATCAACGCGCGGCTGCGGCGGCACATGCACGGCATGAACGCGGCCGAGCTGAGCCGGATGCACGACTACCACCAGGCCGCACTGCACGCGGTGCGCGAGGGTCTGGTGATGCTGGACGGGCGGCGGCGGATCGCCCTCGCCAACGACGGGGCACGCGAACTGCTGGGTCTGGGCGAGGACGCGGTGGGGCGCCCGGTCGCCGAACTCGGCCTGCCTGCCCCGCTCACGGGCGCGCTGCTGGCGTCCGAGCCGCGCGTCGACGAGGTCCATCTGACCGCGGACCGGGTCGTGGTGGTGAACACACAGCCGGTCGTCGGCGGGGAGCAGAGGGGCACGGTGGTGACCCTGCGCGATCACACCGAGCTGCTGGCTCTGTCCGGCGAGCTGGACTCGGAACGGGGCTTCACCCAGGCGCTGCGCTCCCAGGCCCACGAGGCCGCCAACCGTCTGCACACGGTGGTGTCGCTGATCGAACTCGGCCGCTCCGGCGAAGCGGTCGAGTTCGCGACCGCGGAGCTGGAACTGGCCCAGGCCCTGACCGACCGCGTCGTCGCCGCGGTCGGCGAGCCGGTGCTGGCGGCGCTGCTGCTGGGCAAGGCGGCGCAGGCGAACGAGCGCGGTGTGGAACTGGTCCTCACGCAGGACAGCCGCATCGACGACGGCGTACTGCCGCGGACGCTCCCGGCCCGTGACCTGGTGACGATCCTGGGAAACCTGATCGACAACGCGGTCGACGCGGCATCGGAGCCGACGGCGCGGGCCGTGGCGATCCCGGCACCACCACGGCCGGCAGACGGCTCGCACACTCTGGAACCGGCGACCGTCCTGGAATCTGCGGCCACCGAAGCCGGCATGACCACCGGCGGGACGGGCTCGCCGGAGCCACTCCGTACCGCCGCAGCCCCTGCAGGCCCGGCGGAGCCGGTACGCGACGAGGCAGCACGGCCGGGCGCAGCCCCGGCGGAGCCGGACGGCGGCGCGGGCCGGGCCGTCCGTACCGCGGTCGGTACGGACGACCCGCTCGCCGGCGTCGCCGGCACCGGGGCCGGCCGGGCGCGGGTGACGGTGACGGCTCGTGTCGACGGCGGCGAGCTGCTGCTGCGCGTCACCGACACCGGTCCCGGGGTCGATCCGGAGCGCGCGCAGGACGTCTTCCGGCGCGGGTGGTCCACGCACGGGCCCGGCCGTGGGATCGGGCTCGCGCTGGTGCAGCAGGCCGTACAGCGGGGACGGGGTACCGTCACCGTGGCGCAAGGGGCGGACGGCGGCGCGGAATTCACCGTACGGCTGCCGCTGCGGACCGAGGAGGTACGCGCATGA
- a CDS encoding response regulator, giving the protein MTIRVLVVEDDPVAADAHALYVGRVPGFAVAGVAHSRGQAVRALERTPIDLLLLDLYLPDGHGLQLVRSLRAAGHSADVIAVTSARDLAVVREGVSLGVVQYVLKPFTFATLRDRLTRYAEFRAAAGEASGQDEVDRALAALRAPRAATLPKGLSGPTLEAVTRTLRDSAEGLTATEAAAAVGISRITARRYLEHLVTDGRAARSPQYGQIGRPELQYRWIRTTR; this is encoded by the coding sequence ATGACGATCCGGGTCCTCGTCGTCGAGGACGACCCCGTGGCCGCCGATGCGCACGCGCTCTATGTCGGCCGCGTCCCCGGCTTCGCCGTCGCCGGGGTCGCGCATTCGCGCGGGCAGGCCGTACGCGCGCTGGAGCGGACCCCGATCGATCTCCTCCTCCTCGATCTGTATCTGCCCGACGGGCACGGACTGCAGCTCGTGCGGTCCCTGCGCGCCGCCGGCCACTCGGCGGACGTCATCGCCGTCACCTCCGCCCGCGATCTCGCCGTCGTGCGGGAGGGCGTCTCCCTCGGCGTGGTCCAGTACGTGCTGAAGCCCTTCACCTTCGCGACCCTGCGCGACCGTCTCACCCGGTACGCCGAGTTCCGCGCCGCGGCCGGTGAGGCCAGCGGGCAGGACGAGGTCGACCGTGCTCTCGCCGCCCTGCGCGCACCCCGGGCCGCCACGCTGCCCAAGGGGCTCAGCGGCCCCACCCTCGAGGCGGTGACCCGCACGCTGCGGGACAGCGCCGAGGGACTGACGGCCACCGAGGCCGCCGCGGCGGTGGGGATCTCACGGATCACCGCGCGCCGCTATCTGGAGCATCTGGTCACCGACGGGCGAGCCGCGCGCAGCCCCCAGTACGGCCAGATCGGGCGCCCCGAGCTTCAGTACCGCTGGATCCGCACCACCCGCTGA
- a CDS encoding helix-turn-helix domain-containing protein: MAPGHVAYGLGAQYGLHVTPDTVVAWERGIASPDAHELTALAGVLWCAPGELLASARTLREHRIARGMTPDDLARRLGVEVMAYLRMEETGRWRGNERQTAALGAVLGLTLRDLLAATGRDRELAQLLRDAVTARWQAYVRPVARMLPMERRELEDVLEQLHTDYQSLMVATLSWGTASQDTGEAGRKFLDRIVDHFWELARG, translated from the coding sequence ATGGCACCCGGCCATGTCGCGTACGGGCTGGGCGCCCAGTACGGACTCCACGTCACACCGGACACGGTCGTGGCGTGGGAGCGCGGGATCGCCTCCCCCGACGCCCATGAACTGACCGCGCTCGCCGGGGTGCTGTGGTGCGCGCCGGGGGAGCTGCTCGCCTCGGCCCGGACGCTGCGGGAGCACCGCATCGCCCGCGGTATGACACCCGACGACCTGGCACGCCGGCTCGGCGTCGAGGTGATGGCGTACCTGCGGATGGAGGAGACGGGCCGCTGGCGCGGCAACGAGCGGCAGACCGCGGCGCTCGGCGCCGTGCTCGGGCTGACGCTGCGCGACCTGCTGGCGGCGACCGGCCGCGACCGGGAGCTCGCGCAGCTGCTGCGGGACGCGGTGACCGCACGCTGGCAGGCATACGTCCGGCCGGTGGCCAGGATGCTGCCGATGGAGCGCCGCGAACTGGAGGACGTGCTGGAGCAGTTGCACACCGACTACCAGTCCCTGATGGTGGCGACGCTGAGCTGGGGCACGGCATCGCAGGACACCGGGGAGGCGGGCCGGAAATTCCTGGACCGGATCGTCGACCACTTCTGGGAACTGGCCCGCGGGTAG
- a CDS encoding ATP-dependent 6-phosphofructokinase, with translation MRIGVLTAGGDCPGLNAVIRSVVHRALTGHGDEVIGFEDGFKGLLDGHYRPLDLNAVSGILARGGTILGSARLERGRLREAAETAAELAKQYGIDALIPIGGEGTLTASRILADAGMPIVGVPKTIDNDISSTDRTFGFDTAVMVATEAIDRLKTTAESHQRVMVVEVMGRHAGWIALESGMAGGAHGICLPERPFQVEDLVKMVEERFARGKKFAVICVAEGAHPAEGSMEYAKGEIDQFGHERFEGIGNTLAAELERRLGKEAKPVILGHVQRGGTPTAYDRVLATRFGWHAVEAVHRGEFGMMTALRGAEVQMVPLAEAVTQLKTVPENRVFEAESVF, from the coding sequence ATGCGCATCGGAGTTCTCACCGCAGGCGGCGACTGCCCCGGGCTGAACGCAGTGATCCGGTCGGTCGTGCACCGTGCCCTGACCGGGCACGGCGACGAAGTCATCGGTTTCGAGGACGGGTTCAAGGGTCTGCTCGACGGTCACTACCGGCCACTCGATCTCAACGCGGTCAGCGGCATTCTCGCCCGCGGCGGCACGATCCTCGGCTCCGCCCGGCTGGAGCGGGGGCGCCTGCGCGAAGCCGCCGAGACTGCAGCGGAGTTGGCGAAGCAGTACGGCATCGACGCGCTCATCCCCATCGGCGGCGAGGGCACGCTCACCGCGTCCCGGATCCTGGCCGATGCCGGAATGCCCATCGTCGGTGTTCCCAAGACCATCGACAACGACATCTCCTCCACCGACCGCACCTTCGGCTTCGACACCGCCGTCATGGTGGCCACCGAGGCCATCGACCGGCTGAAGACCACCGCCGAATCCCATCAGCGGGTGATGGTCGTCGAGGTCATGGGCCGCCACGCGGGCTGGATCGCACTGGAGTCCGGTATGGCGGGCGGCGCGCACGGCATCTGCCTGCCCGAGCGGCCCTTCCAGGTCGAGGACCTGGTCAAGATGGTCGAGGAGCGCTTCGCCCGCGGCAAGAAGTTCGCCGTCATCTGCGTCGCCGAGGGCGCCCACCCCGCCGAGGGCTCGATGGAGTACGCCAAGGGCGAGATCGACCAGTTCGGCCATGAGCGCTTCGAGGGCATCGGCAACACGCTGGCCGCGGAGCTGGAGAGGCGCCTCGGCAAGGAGGCCAAGCCGGTGATTCTCGGACATGTCCAGCGCGGTGGCACACCGACCGCGTACGACCGGGTGCTCGCCACGCGCTTCGGCTGGCACGCGGTGGAGGCCGTGCACCGGGGCGAGTTCGGCATGATGACCGCGCTGCGCGGGGCAGAGGTGCAGATGGTGCCGCTGGCCGAGGCGGTCACGCAGCTCAAGACCGTGCCCGAGAACCGGGTGTTCGAGGCCGAGTCCGTCTTCTGA
- the pta gene encoding phosphate acetyltransferase has protein sequence MARSVYVTGIDRKDGRQVVELGVMELLTRQVDRVGVFRPLVHDGPDRLFDLLRARYRLSQDPASVYGMDYQEAAALQAEKGTDELVSRLVERFLRVAREYEVVLVLGTDYLDTQLPDELALNARLANEFGASVIAVVGGKDQPAESVRAETRNACRAYEALGCNVLAMVANRVAPEEREEIAERLAARLPVPCYVLPDDPALAAPTVAQIAHALDGTVLLGDDSGLARDALDFVFGGAMLPNFLTALTPGCMVVTPGDRADLVVGALAAHSAGTPPIAGVLLTLNERPSQEILTLAARLAPGTPVVLVSGTSFPTAAELFGLEGKLNAATPRKAETALGLFERHVDTADLLARLAVARSGRVTPMMFEHDLLEQARADRRRVVLPEGTEERVLRAADVLVRRDVCDLTLLGDTEVIRKKAADLGIDLSGARLIDPQTSELRQGFAERYAALRAHRGVTEELAYDVVADVNYFGTLMVEEGLADGMVSGAVHSTAATIRPSFEIIKTKPEAAIVSSVFFMCLADRVLVYGDCAVNPDPDAEQLADIAIQSAATAARFGVEPRIAMLSYSTGSSGSGADVDKVREATKLVRTARPDLRVEGPIQYDAAVDPSVAATKLPESEVAGQATVLIFPDLNTGNNTYKAVQRSAGAVAVGPVLQGLRKPVNDLSRGALVSDIVNTVAITAIQSQGEELPA, from the coding sequence GTGGCGCGCAGCGTGTACGTGACCGGGATCGACCGCAAGGACGGCCGGCAGGTGGTCGAGCTGGGGGTCATGGAGCTCCTGACCCGCCAGGTGGACCGGGTCGGCGTCTTCCGTCCCCTGGTCCACGACGGCCCCGACCGCCTGTTCGACCTGTTGCGCGCTCGCTACCGCCTCTCGCAGGACCCGGCGTCCGTGTACGGCATGGACTACCAGGAAGCCGCGGCCCTGCAGGCGGAGAAGGGTACCGACGAACTGGTCTCCCGGCTCGTCGAGCGGTTTCTCCGGGTGGCCAGGGAGTACGAGGTGGTCCTGGTGCTCGGCACCGACTACCTGGACACCCAGCTCCCCGACGAGCTCGCGCTCAACGCCCGGCTCGCCAACGAGTTCGGCGCGTCCGTGATCGCGGTCGTCGGCGGCAAGGACCAGCCCGCCGAGTCCGTACGCGCAGAGACCCGTAACGCCTGCCGCGCGTACGAGGCCCTGGGCTGCAATGTCCTCGCCATGGTCGCCAACCGGGTCGCGCCCGAGGAACGCGAGGAGATAGCCGAGCGGCTCGCGGCCCGCCTCCCCGTGCCCTGCTACGTCCTGCCCGACGACCCGGCGCTCGCCGCCCCCACCGTCGCCCAGATCGCCCACGCGCTGGACGGCACCGTGCTGCTCGGCGACGACTCGGGCCTGGCCCGCGACGCCCTCGACTTCGTCTTCGGCGGTGCGATGCTGCCGAACTTCCTGACCGCCCTGACCCCCGGCTGCATGGTGGTCACCCCGGGCGACCGCGCCGACCTGGTCGTGGGCGCGCTCGCCGCCCACTCCGCGGGCACTCCGCCCATCGCGGGTGTGCTGCTGACGCTGAACGAGCGGCCGAGCCAGGAGATCCTCACCCTCGCCGCACGTCTCGCCCCCGGCACGCCGGTGGTCCTCGTGTCCGGCACCAGTTTTCCCACCGCCGCCGAACTCTTCGGCCTCGAGGGCAAGTTGAACGCGGCCACGCCCCGCAAGGCGGAGACCGCGCTCGGCCTGTTCGAGCGCCATGTGGACACCGCCGATCTGCTGGCCCGCCTGGCGGTGGCGCGCAGCGGCCGGGTCACGCCGATGATGTTCGAGCACGACCTCCTGGAGCAGGCGCGGGCCGACCGCCGCCGGGTGGTGCTGCCCGAGGGCACCGAGGAGCGGGTGCTGCGCGCCGCCGATGTGCTGGTGCGCCGCGACGTCTGCGATCTGACGCTGCTCGGCGACACCGAGGTGATCCGCAAGAAGGCCGCCGACCTCGGCATCGATCTGAGCGGGGCCCGGCTGATCGACCCGCAGACCTCCGAGCTGCGCCAGGGCTTCGCCGAGCGGTACGCGGCGCTGCGCGCGCACCGGGGCGTGACGGAGGAGCTGGCGTACGACGTGGTCGCCGACGTGAACTACTTCGGCACGCTGATGGTCGAGGAGGGCCTGGCCGACGGCATGGTGTCCGGGGCCGTGCACTCCACGGCCGCGACGATCCGCCCGTCCTTCGAGATCATCAAGACGAAGCCGGAGGCGGCGATCGTCTCCTCGGTCTTCTTCATGTGCCTGGCGGACCGGGTGCTGGTGTACGGCGACTGCGCGGTCAACCCGGACCCGGACGCCGAGCAGCTGGCCGACATCGCGATCCAGTCGGCGGCGACCGCCGCCCGCTTCGGCGTGGAGCCGCGCATCGCGATGCTGTCGTACTCCACCGGCAGCTCGGGCTCCGGCGCCGATGTGGACAAGGTGCGCGAGGCGACGAAGCTGGTGCGCACGGCCCGCCCGGACCTGAGGGTCGAGGGCCCGATCCAGTACGACGCCGCCGTCGATCCGTCGGTGGCGGCCACCAAGCTGCCGGAGTCCGAGGTGGCCGGGCAGGCGACGGTGCTGATCTTCCCGGACCTGAACACCGGCAACAACACGTACAAGGCCGTACAGCGTTCGGCGGGCGCCGTCGCGGTCGGCCCGGTGCTGCAGGGTCTGCGCAAGCCGGTCAACGACCTGTCGCGCGGCGCGCTCGTCAGCGACATCGTGAACACGGTCGCGATCACCGCGATCCAGTCCCAGGGTGAGGAGCTGCCCGCATGA
- a CDS encoding acetate kinase yields MTASASASPTRVLVLNSGSSSVKYQLLDMRDNSRLAIGLVERIGEETSRLVHTPLAGGGAEKRERTGPIADHNAALKAVAEELAHDGLGLDSPELAAIGHRVVHGGLRFSAPTVITDEVLAEIERLVPVAPLHNPANITGIRTAQALRPDLPQVAVFDTAFHTTMPEHAARYAIDVATADAHRIRRYGFHGTSHAYVSRRTAALLGKDPSEVNVIVLHLGNGASASAVAAGRCVDTSMGLTPLEGLVMGTRSGDIDPAVTFHLKRVAGMSADEIDVLLNKKSGLVGLCGDNDMREIRRRIDEGDERARLAFDIYIHRLKKYIGAYYAVLGRVDAVVFTAGVGENAAPVRQAAIAGLEELGLVLDAERNALRSDEPRLISADYARVAVAVVPTDEELEIARQTFELVKA; encoded by the coding sequence ATGACCGCCTCCGCATCCGCCTCCCCCACCCGCGTCCTGGTCCTCAATTCCGGCTCGTCGTCGGTGAAGTACCAACTGCTGGACATGCGCGACAACTCCCGGCTCGCGATCGGTCTCGTCGAGCGGATCGGTGAGGAGACGTCCCGCCTGGTGCACACTCCGCTGGCCGGCGGCGGCGCCGAGAAACGCGAGCGCACCGGGCCGATCGCCGATCACAACGCGGCTTTGAAGGCGGTCGCCGAGGAGCTGGCGCACGACGGGCTCGGCCTCGACTCGCCCGAGCTCGCGGCGATCGGCCACCGGGTGGTGCACGGCGGTCTGCGGTTCTCCGCGCCCACGGTGATCACGGACGAGGTGCTGGCGGAGATCGAGCGGCTGGTCCCGGTGGCACCGCTGCACAATCCGGCGAACATCACCGGTATCCGTACGGCCCAGGCACTGCGCCCGGACCTGCCGCAGGTCGCGGTGTTCGACACCGCCTTCCACACCACGATGCCGGAGCACGCCGCGCGTTACGCCATCGATGTGGCGACGGCCGACGCCCACCGCATCCGCCGCTACGGCTTCCACGGCACCTCGCACGCGTATGTCTCGCGCCGTACGGCCGCCCTGCTCGGCAAGGACCCGTCCGAGGTGAACGTCATCGTGCTGCACCTCGGCAACGGCGCGTCGGCGTCGGCGGTCGCGGCCGGCCGGTGCGTGGACACCTCGATGGGTCTCACCCCCTTGGAGGGGCTGGTGATGGGCACACGGTCCGGTGACATCGATCCGGCGGTCACCTTCCACCTCAAGCGGGTGGCCGGAATGTCGGCGGACGAGATCGACGTCCTGCTGAACAAGAAGAGCGGTCTGGTCGGTCTGTGCGGTGACAACGACATGCGGGAGATCCGCCGCCGGATCGACGAGGGCGACGAGCGGGCGCGGCTGGCCTTCGACATCTACATCCACCGGCTGAAGAAGTACATCGGTGCCTACTACGCGGTGCTCGGCCGGGTGGACGCGGTCGTGTTCACGGCCGGGGTCGGCGAGAACGCGGCACCGGTACGCCAGGCCGCCATCGCCGGCCTGGAGGAGCTGGGACTGGTCCTGGACGCCGAGCGGAACGCCCTGCGGTCGGACGAACCGCGGCTGATCTCGGCGGATTACGCACGGGTGGCAGTGGCCGTGGTCCCCACGGACGAGGAACTGGAGATCGCCCGGCAGACCTTTGAGCTGGTGAAAGCCTGA
- the pyk gene encoding pyruvate kinase: MRRSKIVCTLGPAVDSYEQLKALIEAGMNVARFNMSHGTHSEHEERYHRVRQASGETGHAVGVLVDLQGPKIRLETFAEGPVELVRGDEFTITTEDVPGDKSICGTTYKGLPGDVSKGDQILINDGNVELRVTEVDGQRVKTIVIEGGVISDHKGINLPGTAVNVPALSEKDVEDLRFSLRMGCDMVALSFVRDADDVKDVHKVMDEEGRRVPVIAKVEKPQAVENMADVVAAFDAVMVARGDLAVEYPLERVPMVQKRLIELCRRNAKPVIVATQMMESMITNSRPTRAEASDVANAILDGADAVMLSAESSVGAYPIETVKTMSKIVTAAEEELLAKGLQPLVPGKKPRTQGGSVARAACEIADFLDGKALVAFTQSGDTARRLSRYRAKQPILAFTTDESTRNQLTLSWGVESFLAPFVETTDAMVDHVDAALLKLQRYNEGDIMVITAGSPPGVPGTTNMVRVHHLGGETHS, from the coding sequence ATGCGCCGTTCCAAAATCGTTTGCACACTGGGCCCCGCCGTCGACTCCTACGAGCAGCTGAAAGCGCTCATCGAGGCCGGCATGAACGTGGCCCGTTTCAACATGAGCCACGGGACCCACTCTGAGCACGAGGAGCGGTACCACCGCGTCCGCCAGGCGTCCGGGGAAACCGGCCACGCCGTGGGCGTGCTGGTGGACCTCCAGGGTCCCAAGATCCGTCTGGAAACCTTCGCCGAGGGCCCCGTCGAGCTGGTGCGGGGTGACGAGTTCACCATCACCACCGAGGACGTCCCGGGGGACAAGTCCATCTGCGGCACCACGTACAAGGGACTGCCCGGCGATGTCTCCAAGGGCGACCAGATCCTGATCAACGACGGCAACGTCGAACTGCGGGTCACCGAGGTCGACGGCCAGCGGGTCAAGACCATCGTGATCGAGGGCGGTGTCATCTCCGACCACAAGGGCATCAACCTGCCCGGCACGGCGGTCAACGTCCCCGCCCTGTCCGAGAAGGACGTCGAGGACCTGCGGTTCTCGCTGCGGATGGGCTGCGACATGGTCGCCCTCTCATTCGTCCGCGACGCCGATGACGTCAAGGACGTCCACAAGGTGATGGACGAGGAGGGCCGCCGGGTCCCGGTCATCGCCAAGGTCGAGAAGCCTCAGGCCGTCGAGAACATGGCCGACGTCGTGGCGGCGTTCGACGCGGTGATGGTGGCCCGCGGCGACCTGGCCGTCGAGTATCCGCTCGAGCGGGTCCCGATGGTGCAGAAGCGCCTCATCGAACTGTGCCGCCGCAACGCCAAGCCGGTGATCGTGGCGACCCAGATGATGGAGTCGATGATCACCAACTCCCGCCCGACGCGTGCCGAGGCGTCCGATGTCGCCAACGCGATCCTGGACGGCGCGGACGCGGTCATGCTGTCCGCGGAGTCGTCGGTCGGCGCGTACCCGATCGAGACGGTCAAGACGATGTCGAAGATCGTCACCGCGGCGGAGGAGGAACTGCTCGCCAAGGGCCTGCAGCCCCTGGTCCCGGGCAAGAAGCCGCGCACCCAGGGCGGCTCGGTCGCCCGCGCGGCCTGCGAGATCGCCGACTTCCTGGACGGCAAGGCCCTGGTGGCCTTCACCCAGTCCGGCGACACGGCCCGTCGGCTGTCCCGTTACCGCGCCAAGCAGCCGATCCTGGCCTTCACGACCGACGAGTCCACACGCAACCAGCTGACCCTGAGCTGGGGAGTGGAATCCTTCCTCGCGCCGTTCGTGGAGACGACGGACGCGATGGTGGACCACGTCGACGCGGCACTGCTGAAGCTCCAGCGGTACAACGAGGGCGACATCATGGTCATCACGGCGGGATCGCCCCCCGGTGTCCCCGGCACGACCAACATGGTGCGGGTGCACCACCTGGGCGGGGAGACGCACAGCTGA